The following are encoded in a window of Halosolutus halophilus genomic DNA:
- a CDS encoding glycosyltransferase family 2 protein — protein sequence MYKGKSIGVVVTAYEEESFVGSVIETIPAFADRIYVVDDASPDASWDVIQRVASRINDASEPEKAIADGGDGRRVVPIRHEENRGPGGAVKTGYERAAADGIDVIAVMDGDGQMDPEILDRIVDPVAIGEADYAKGNRLLDPEDRNGMSTFRFVGNAALTGLSKFASGYWGIGDPQNGYTAISRETIEELDLDAITDRYGFLNHLLTHLNVHGCRVADVPMSAVYGDEESSIRYLPFVRFVSLLLLRSFIWRLKTRYVVQEFHPAVVFYAGGATGLAGGVAGLAGAVRRAAGDGDGFTAVLTSFVAVLIGIVSLGIAIWLDAEENEPLEVTRDDERTDRPPRRAAQSIE from the coding sequence ATGTATAAGGGCAAATCGATCGGGGTCGTCGTGACCGCGTACGAGGAGGAATCGTTCGTCGGCAGCGTGATCGAGACCATCCCCGCGTTCGCCGATCGGATTTACGTGGTCGACGACGCGTCGCCGGACGCTTCGTGGGACGTGATCCAGCGGGTCGCATCCCGGATCAACGACGCGTCCGAACCGGAGAAAGCGATCGCCGACGGCGGCGACGGACGACGCGTCGTCCCGATCCGCCACGAGGAAAACCGGGGTCCCGGCGGCGCCGTGAAGACGGGCTACGAACGCGCCGCCGCCGACGGGATCGACGTGATCGCCGTGATGGACGGCGACGGACAGATGGATCCCGAAATCCTGGACCGGATCGTCGACCCCGTCGCGATCGGCGAGGCGGACTACGCGAAGGGGAATCGACTGCTCGACCCCGAAGATCGGAACGGGATGTCGACGTTCCGATTCGTCGGCAACGCCGCGCTGACCGGCCTCTCGAAGTTCGCGTCCGGCTACTGGGGGATCGGGGATCCCCAGAACGGGTACACCGCCATCTCCAGGGAGACGATCGAGGAACTCGACCTCGACGCGATCACCGACCGGTACGGCTTCCTCAACCACCTGCTGACCCACCTCAACGTCCACGGCTGTCGCGTCGCGGACGTACCGATGTCGGCCGTCTACGGCGACGAAGAGAGCAGTATCCGGTACCTTCCGTTCGTCAGGTTCGTCTCGTTGCTCCTGCTCCGGAGTTTCATCTGGCGACTGAAGACGCGATACGTCGTCCAGGAGTTCCACCCCGCGGTCGTCTTCTACGCCGGCGGGGCGACGGGGCTGGCCGGTGGCGTGGCCGGACTCGCCGGTGCAGTCCGGCGAGCGGCCGGAGACGGCGACGGGTTCACCGCAGTCCTGACGTCGTTCGTCGCCGTCCTGATCGGAATCGTCTCGCTCGGCATCGCGATCTGGCTCGACGCCGAGGAGAACGAACCGCTCGAGGTGACGCGAGACGACGAGCGAACCGACAGGCCGCCTCGACGAGCGGCTCAGTCGATCGAGTAG
- a CDS encoding nucleotide sugar dehydrogenase encodes MGPYDTELPEDRLRAFLTGGDVPVAVYGLGKMGLPLAAVYAETTGNVTGVDVDPTVVETVVDGESHVVGEPGLDDLVADQVAADRLDATTEGPAAAAEARIHVVIVPTLLDEHDRPTLITVESVADDIAAGLEPGDLVVAESTLPPGTCRDVLKPHLTSESGLDPDEFGLAFCPERTSSGTALRDIRGHYPKVVGGVDDESTRAAAIVYDELSANEVHPVSDATTAEAVKVFEGVYRDVNIALANELGRLADELEISVREAIDTANDLPMCQLHDPGPGVGGHCIPYYPHFLLSRMDEPMALTRTAREVNDAMPTVVVDRLERELAATGDALANATVAVLGLTYRPGVEETRASPALGVVDELTERGAAVAGVDPLVDPGDYGVRPIEIDELAAAELDAAVVVTPHEAFDEIPWAELDPMVVVDGRDAFDLSGTGHRTYTLAGSRDGRAPRGFEGDGAHDTGRTPDELTTAPGRTETDGGDDV; translated from the coding sequence ATCGGGCCGTACGACACCGAACTTCCCGAGGACCGGCTCCGTGCGTTCCTGACGGGGGGAGACGTCCCGGTCGCCGTCTACGGACTCGGCAAGATGGGGTTGCCGCTCGCCGCGGTCTACGCCGAAACGACGGGGAACGTGACCGGCGTCGACGTGGATCCGACCGTGGTCGAGACGGTTGTCGACGGCGAGAGCCACGTCGTCGGCGAACCCGGCCTCGACGACCTCGTCGCGGACCAGGTCGCGGCCGATCGGCTCGACGCGACGACCGAGGGCCCGGCGGCCGCCGCGGAAGCACGGATTCACGTCGTCATCGTCCCCACGCTGCTCGACGAGCACGACAGGCCGACCCTCATCACCGTCGAGTCCGTCGCGGACGACATCGCGGCCGGGCTCGAACCGGGTGATCTGGTCGTCGCAGAATCGACCCTGCCGCCGGGAACCTGTCGGGACGTCCTGAAACCCCACCTGACGAGCGAAAGCGGTCTCGACCCCGACGAGTTCGGTCTCGCGTTCTGTCCGGAACGGACGTCCTCGGGAACCGCACTGCGGGACATCCGCGGCCACTACCCGAAGGTCGTCGGCGGCGTCGACGACGAGAGTACTCGCGCAGCCGCGATCGTCTACGACGAACTCTCGGCCAACGAGGTGCACCCGGTCTCCGACGCGACCACCGCGGAAGCGGTGAAGGTGTTCGAGGGCGTGTACCGCGACGTCAACATCGCGCTCGCGAACGAACTGGGTCGGCTGGCCGACGAACTCGAGATTTCGGTCAGGGAGGCGATCGACACGGCGAACGATCTGCCGATGTGTCAGTTGCACGATCCCGGTCCCGGCGTCGGCGGCCACTGCATCCCGTACTACCCGCACTTCCTGTTGTCGCGAATGGACGAACCGATGGCCCTGACCCGGACCGCCCGGGAGGTCAACGACGCGATGCCGACCGTCGTCGTCGACCGACTCGAACGGGAACTGGCGGCGACTGGCGACGCCCTCGCGAACGCCACGGTGGCCGTGCTCGGACTGACGTACCGACCCGGCGTCGAGGAGACCCGCGCCTCGCCGGCACTCGGGGTCGTCGACGAACTGACCGAGCGCGGCGCGGCCGTCGCCGGCGTCGATCCGCTCGTCGATCCGGGCGATTACGGGGTTCGGCCGATCGAGATCGACGAACTCGCCGCGGCCGAACTCGACGCCGCCGTCGTCGTGACCCCCCACGAGGCGTTCGACGAGATTCCGTGGGCCGAACTCGATCCGATGGTGGTCGTCGACGGTCGCGATGCGTTCGATCTCTCGGGCACCGGCCACCGGACGTACACGCTCGCCGGCTCCCGTGACGGGCGCGCACCGCGCGGATTCGAGGGGGACGGGGCACACGACACCGGGCGGACGCCGGACGAACTGACGACCGCTCCCGGTCGCACCGAGACGGACGGAGGTGACGATGTATAA
- a CDS encoding Gfo/Idh/MocA family protein: MTDDTQFRAGVIGVGSMGENHARVYSELPNVDLVGVCDRDRTVARRVAGEFGAAAVTIDTLLDRCDLVTVAVPTHAHVDVVSTCLEAGTHVLVEKPIAGSVADGRALAAKARDAGLVLQVGHIERFNPAVQTLTELIDDLDVIAVEAERLGPPVDRTARGNVVFDLMVHDVDVVGAILDEQPSTITGTGTDDGQYATATMQYDGVIASLTASRLTQKKVRKLTVTARECLVEVDYLEQSVLIHRDSYPEYLTDDGQNRYRHESVVERPRVSNGEPLRHELEAFVEAVRTDSKAEVPPEDGIAALETIQRIDSLVADDPSPPEREVEA; this comes from the coding sequence ATGACAGACGATACTCAATTTCGGGCCGGCGTCATCGGCGTCGGCTCGATGGGCGAAAATCACGCACGCGTGTACAGCGAACTCCCGAACGTCGACCTCGTCGGGGTTTGCGATCGGGATCGAACCGTTGCACGGCGAGTCGCGGGCGAGTTCGGGGCAGCGGCCGTCACCATCGACACGTTGCTCGATCGCTGTGACCTCGTGACCGTCGCCGTGCCGACACACGCCCACGTCGACGTCGTCTCGACCTGTCTCGAGGCCGGGACCCACGTCCTCGTGGAGAAACCGATCGCCGGGTCGGTCGCCGACGGGCGTGCGCTCGCGGCGAAGGCCCGGGACGCGGGACTCGTCCTGCAGGTGGGCCACATCGAGCGGTTCAACCCCGCCGTCCAGACCCTGACCGAGTTGATCGACGACCTCGACGTGATCGCCGTCGAGGCCGAACGGCTGGGACCGCCGGTCGATCGCACGGCCCGCGGCAACGTCGTCTTCGACCTGATGGTCCACGACGTCGACGTCGTCGGAGCGATTCTCGACGAACAGCCGAGCACGATCACCGGGACGGGAACTGACGACGGCCAGTACGCGACGGCGACAATGCAGTACGACGGCGTGATCGCGTCGCTGACGGCGAGTCGCCTGACACAGAAGAAAGTCCGGAAACTGACGGTGACCGCTCGCGAGTGTCTCGTGGAGGTCGACTACCTGGAACAGTCCGTCCTGATCCACCGGGACTCGTATCCCGAGTACCTCACGGACGACGGGCAGAACCGGTATCGCCACGAGAGCGTCGTCGAACGGCCGCGGGTATCGAACGGCGAACCGTTGCGACACGAACTCGAAGCGTTCGTCGAGGCCGTCCGGACCGATTCGAAGGCCGAAGTTCCCCCTGAAGACGGAATCGCGGCACTCGAGACGATCCAGCGGATCGACTCGCTCGTCGCGGACGACCCGTCCCCACCGGAACGGGAGGTGGAAGCGTGA
- a CDS encoding DegT/DnrJ/EryC1/StrS family aminotransferase, which yields MTNTDTDTDVETDIDAGTDSSDAGADAESLESDAGYETVPIADPDLGGAAVDRVRSVLEKGALADGPEVRAFEKEFAAFCGADRAVATSNGTTALHAALEALGLEEGDAVVTSPFSFVASANAIRLAGGVPVFADIDPETYTIDPEAVERVVGKREDVVGLLPVHLYGLAADMPALLDVADDYDLFVVEDACQAHGATIRGKRVGQFGDAACFSFYPTKNMTTGEGGMVTTTRTDVADGVARYVNHGRAETGTGGYDHVELGHNHRLTSLAAAIGRAQLERLPSFNDARRENAAVYDEELAELPVETPTEPRGYRHAYHQYTVRTDDRAELAATLDAHGVDTAVYYETPIHRQPAYESVSTAATRLPRAERAADAVLSLPVHPGLSERDRRTVVEAVRDHYTSK from the coding sequence ATGACGAACACAGACACCGATACTGACGTCGAAACTGACATCGACGCCGGAACGGACAGCAGCGACGCCGGTGCCGACGCGGAGTCGCTCGAGTCGGACGCCGGGTACGAGACGGTTCCGATCGCGGATCCCGACCTCGGCGGGGCCGCCGTCGATCGGGTCCGGTCGGTCCTCGAAAAAGGTGCGCTCGCCGACGGACCGGAAGTCAGGGCCTTCGAGAAGGAATTCGCCGCCTTCTGCGGCGCCGATCGTGCCGTCGCGACCTCGAACGGGACGACGGCCTTGCACGCCGCACTCGAGGCCCTCGGTCTCGAGGAGGGAGACGCGGTCGTTACCTCCCCGTTCTCCTTCGTGGCGAGCGCGAACGCCATCAGGCTCGCGGGCGGCGTCCCGGTCTTCGCCGACATCGACCCGGAGACGTACACGATCGATCCCGAAGCCGTCGAACGCGTCGTCGGGAAGCGAGAGGACGTCGTCGGCCTGTTGCCCGTTCACCTCTACGGGCTGGCCGCTGACATGCCGGCGCTGCTCGACGTCGCCGACGACTACGACCTGTTCGTCGTCGAAGATGCCTGTCAGGCCCACGGCGCGACGATCCGGGGGAAGCGCGTCGGCCAGTTCGGAGACGCCGCCTGCTTCTCGTTTTACCCGACGAAGAACATGACGACCGGGGAGGGCGGGATGGTCACCACGACCCGGACGGACGTCGCCGACGGCGTCGCCCGCTACGTCAACCACGGTCGCGCCGAGACGGGGACCGGCGGGTACGACCACGTCGAACTGGGCCACAATCACCGGCTGACGAGCCTCGCCGCGGCCATCGGCCGCGCCCAGCTCGAACGCTTGCCATCGTTCAACGACGCACGACGGGAGAACGCGGCGGTCTACGACGAGGAACTGGCCGAACTGCCGGTCGAGACGCCGACGGAGCCGCGGGGGTATCGCCACGCCTATCACCAGTACACGGTCCGGACGGACGATCGGGCGGAACTGGCGGCCACGCTGGACGCACACGGCGTCGACACCGCAGTCTACTACGAGACGCCGATCCACCGCCAGCCCGCCTACGAGTCGGTGAGTACGGCCGCGACGCGGCTGCCGCGAGCGGAACGGGCGGCCGACGCCGTGCTCTCGTTACCCGTCCACCCCGGACTCTCCGAACGGGATCGCCGTACCGTCGTCGAGGCAGTACGGGACCACTACACCAGCAAATGA
- a CDS encoding acyltransferase, whose product MAEFVSGTNCTVDDDATIGYGEFDEPTRVGDGATIRAGSIVYGDVTIGDGFTTGHDVLVREGTTVGDDVLVGTKTVIDGQTTIGSHVSLQTNVYVPTQTTIADNVFVGPGAVLTNDEYPIRTDDGLEGPTIEEGASIGANATLLPGVTVGANAFVAAGAVVTEDVPADTLAVGTPATVRSLPEPLEGPNQLA is encoded by the coding sequence GTGGCTGAGTTCGTCAGCGGAACGAACTGTACCGTCGACGACGACGCCACGATCGGCTACGGCGAGTTCGACGAACCGACGCGGGTCGGCGACGGGGCGACGATCAGGGCCGGCTCGATCGTCTACGGCGACGTGACGATCGGTGACGGGTTCACGACCGGACACGACGTGCTGGTCCGGGAGGGCACGACCGTGGGTGACGACGTGCTCGTCGGGACGAAGACCGTCATCGACGGCCAGACGACGATCGGCTCCCACGTGAGCTTACAGACGAACGTCTACGTCCCGACCCAGACCACGATCGCGGACAACGTCTTCGTCGGCCCGGGTGCGGTCCTGACCAACGACGAGTACCCGATTCGGACCGACGACGGGCTCGAGGGTCCGACGATCGAGGAGGGTGCGTCGATCGGGGCGAACGCGACGTTGCTCCCCGGCGTCACGGTCGGGGCGAACGCGTTCGTCGCGGCAGGTGCCGTCGTCACCGAGGACGTGCCGGCCGACACGCTCGCAGTCGGAACGCCGGCCACGGTACGATCGCTTCCCGAGCCCCTGGAAGGGCCGAATCAGCTCGCATGA
- a CDS encoding DUF7344 domain-containing protein — translation MTDSELTQAELFDVFSNARRRRTVQYLKRNGGSCDLAPLVEQVAAWENETAPEDVTRTQRRRVYISLYQTHLPMLEDHAIVDWNPDDHTIDLLPSEELFEPYLDRRLEDQRSWHRIYASVTTLGVVGLAVSWLSIGPISTAIAPVVALVLCVVVLGVALAQHVARQPDVGRSFGNVGR, via the coding sequence ATGACTGACAGTGAACTCACGCAAGCTGAACTGTTCGACGTGTTCAGTAACGCCCGGAGACGACGGACGGTCCAGTATCTGAAACGAAACGGTGGCTCCTGTGACCTCGCTCCCCTCGTCGAGCAGGTCGCCGCCTGGGAGAACGAGACGGCTCCCGAGGACGTGACCCGGACGCAACGACGCCGAGTCTACATCTCGCTCTACCAGACGCACCTGCCCATGCTCGAGGATCACGCGATCGTCGACTGGAATCCAGACGACCACACGATCGATCTCCTGCCCAGCGAGGAACTGTTCGAACCCTACCTCGATCGCCGACTCGAGGATCAGCGATCGTGGCACCGGATCTACGCGTCGGTGACGACGCTCGGCGTCGTCGGACTCGCGGTGTCGTGGCTCTCGATCGGTCCGATATCGACCGCGATCGCTCCCGTCGTCGCGCTGGTGCTGTGTGTCGTCGTCCTCGGCGTCGCGCTCGCACAGCACGTCGCTCGCCAGCCCGACGTCGGGCGCTCTTTCGGCAACGTTGGCCGGTAG